Proteins co-encoded in one Novosphingobium sp. PP1Y genomic window:
- a CDS encoding HNH endonuclease, translating into MASDPLQCWLCARPLGRRVEWHHPVPRSRGGRETVPVHPICHRTIHATFSNAELARHGHDGEALRSSPAIARFVAWVERKPPDFHAPTAHKR; encoded by the coding sequence ATGGCTTCGGATCCGCTTCAGTGCTGGCTGTGTGCTCGCCCTCTGGGACGGCGCGTGGAATGGCACCATCCGGTGCCCAGGAGCCGCGGCGGCAGGGAGACCGTGCCGGTTCATCCGATCTGCCACCGCACAATCCACGCAACCTTCAGCAATGCCGAACTCGCCCGCCATGGGCACGATGGTGAGGCGCTTCGATCGTCTCCCGCGATAGCGAGGTTCGTCGCGTGGGTGGAGCGCAAGCCTCCGGACTTTCACGCGCCGACCGCCCACAAGCGCTGA
- a CDS encoding DUF1203 domain-containing protein, with product MKYRIKGLPKSAFAPYFAMNARELAQIGALRVVADKDRGFPCRVSLRDADKGESLLLLNYVSHPVDNPYRSAHAIFVRELAEEPTPYVDCLPPVFAGRHLSLRGFAKGGLMVDALLAAPGSVEEGIDRLFANGEVACIHAHNAAYGCFAARIERHGADQ from the coding sequence ATGAAGTACCGAATCAAAGGTCTGCCTAAATCCGCTTTCGCTCCTTATTTCGCCATGAACGCACGGGAATTGGCGCAGATAGGGGCTTTGCGCGTGGTTGCGGACAAGGACCGGGGGTTTCCTTGCCGGGTCAGTCTGCGCGATGCCGACAAGGGCGAAAGTCTGCTCCTGCTCAATTATGTAAGTCATCCGGTGGATAATCCCTATCGAAGCGCTCATGCGATATTCGTTCGCGAGCTTGCGGAGGAGCCCACGCCCTATGTCGATTGCCTGCCTCCGGTCTTCGCTGGACGGCATCTTTCGCTGAGGGGATTCGCGAAGGGCGGTCTTATGGTCGATGCCCTGCTCGCCGCTCCGGGATCGGTGGAGGAGGGGATCGATCGTCTCTTCGCCAATGGCGAGGTGGCTTGCATCCATGCGCACAATGCCGCCTATGGTTGTTTCGCAGCGCGCATCGAGCGCCATGGAGCGGATCAGTGA
- the atpA gene encoding F0F1 ATP synthase subunit alpha, whose amino-acid sequence MDIRAAEISKVIKDQIASFGTEAQVSEVGSVLSVGDGIARIHGLDKVQAGEMVEFANGVQGMALNLEADNVGVVIFGSDAEIKEGDTVKRTNTIVDVPVGKGLLGRVVDALGNPIDGKGPIEATERRLVETKAPGIIPRKSVHEPVQTGLKAIDALVPVGRGQRELIIGDRQTGKTAVAIDTFINQKDANAGDDESKKLYCIYVAVGQKRSTVAQIVRQLEENGAMEYSIVIAATASEPAPLQYLAPYTGAAMGEFFRDNGMHAVIVYDDLSKQAVAYRQMSLLLRRPPGREAYPGDVFYLHSRLLERAAKMNDDNGAGSLTALPIIETQAGDVSAYIPTNVISITDGQIFLETGLFYQGIRPAINVGLSVSRVGGSAQTKAMKKVAGSIKLELAQYREMAAFAQFGSDLDASTQKLLNRGARLTELLKQKQFSPLAFEEQTVSIFAGTNGYLDALPVSKVTEYEAEMLSFMHEKHADVLELIRSTKDFGDEAKAKTKAALDAFAKQFA is encoded by the coding sequence ATGGATATCCGCGCAGCAGAAATCTCGAAGGTCATCAAGGACCAGATCGCCAGCTTCGGCACCGAAGCCCAGGTTTCCGAAGTCGGCTCGGTTCTGTCGGTCGGTGACGGCATCGCCCGCATTCACGGCCTCGACAAGGTCCAGGCCGGCGAAATGGTCGAGTTCGCCAACGGCGTGCAGGGCATGGCGCTCAACCTCGAAGCCGACAACGTCGGCGTCGTGATCTTCGGCTCGGACGCCGAGATCAAGGAAGGCGACACCGTCAAGCGCACGAACACCATCGTCGACGTTCCCGTCGGCAAGGGCCTGCTCGGCCGCGTGGTCGACGCCCTGGGCAACCCGATCGACGGCAAGGGCCCGATCGAGGCCACCGAGCGCCGCCTCGTCGAGACCAAGGCTCCGGGCATCATCCCGCGCAAGTCGGTGCACGAGCCCGTGCAGACCGGCCTCAAGGCCATCGACGCCCTCGTTCCCGTCGGCCGCGGCCAGCGCGAGCTGATCATCGGTGACCGCCAGACCGGCAAGACCGCCGTCGCCATCGACACCTTCATCAACCAGAAGGACGCCAATGCTGGCGACGACGAGAGCAAGAAGCTCTACTGCATCTACGTCGCCGTCGGCCAGAAGCGTTCGACCGTCGCGCAGATCGTGCGTCAGCTCGAAGAAAACGGCGCGATGGAATACTCCATCGTCATCGCCGCGACCGCTTCGGAGCCCGCTCCGCTGCAGTACCTCGCGCCCTACACCGGCGCCGCGATGGGTGAATTCTTCCGCGACAACGGCATGCACGCCGTCATCGTGTACGACGACCTTTCCAAGCAGGCCGTCGCCTACCGTCAGATGTCGCTGCTGCTCCGCCGCCCGCCGGGCCGCGAAGCCTACCCCGGCGACGTTTTCTACCTGCACAGCCGCCTCCTCGAGCGCGCTGCAAAGATGAACGACGACAACGGCGCCGGCTCGCTGACCGCCCTGCCGATCATCGAAACCCAGGCAGGCGACGTCTCGGCCTACATTCCGACCAACGTGATCTCGATCACCGACGGCCAGATCTTCCTTGAAACCGGCCTGTTCTACCAGGGCATCCGTCCGGCCATCAACGTCGGTCTGTCGGTCAGCCGCGTCGGCGGTTCGGCCCAGACCAAGGCGATGAAGAAGGTCGCCGGCTCGATCAAGCTCGAGCTCGCTCAGTACCGCGAAATGGCTGCCTTCGCCCAGTTCGGTTCGGACCTCGACGCTTCGACCCAGAAGCTGCTCAACCGCGGTGCGCGCCTGACCGAACTGCTCAAGCAGAAGCAGTTCTCGCCGCTGGCCTTCGAAGAACAGACCGTGTCGATTTTCGCCGGCACCAACGGCTACCTCGACGCCCTCCCGGTCTCCAAGGTCACCGAGTACGAAGCCGAAATGCTCAGCTTCATGCACGAGAAGCACGCCGACGTTCTCGAGCTGATCCGCTCGACCAAGGACTTCGGCGACGAAGCGAAGGCGAAGACCAAGGCTGCGCTCGACGCGTTCGCCAAGCAGTTCGCCTGA
- a CDS encoding ATP synthase F1 subunit epsilon, giving the protein MALHFELVTPAKLVRSEDVHMVVVPGTEGEFGVLAGHAPFMSTVADGALKVYRTENGAPEEIIITGGFAEVGDAGLTVLAEHVEG; this is encoded by the coding sequence ATGGCTCTGCACTTCGAACTCGTTACGCCGGCGAAGCTCGTCCGCTCGGAGGACGTCCACATGGTGGTCGTCCCCGGCACGGAAGGCGAGTTCGGCGTGCTGGCGGGCCATGCGCCCTTCATGTCGACGGTCGCCGACGGCGCCCTCAAGGTCTACCGGACCGAGAACGGCGCTCCGGAAGAGATCATCATTACCGGCGGCTTCGCTGAAGTCGGCGATGCGGGCCTGACGGTTCTCGCCGAACACGTCGAAGGCTGA
- a CDS encoding F0F1 ATP synthase subunit delta translates to MENSGGIKASLQGRYASALFELASENGTVTAVESDLEKVGQAIGESADFAALIRNPQVSREAAGKVVDAVGGVLGLSDLTKNFLGVLAANRRLSALPEIIRAFAAIAAAQRGEATADITSAHALTDDQVEQLRQKLEVREGRKVKVKTSVDPDLLGGLVVTIGSKRIDSSIRTRLNSLAQAMKG, encoded by the coding sequence GTGGAGAATTCCGGCGGCATAAAAGCCAGCTTGCAAGGGCGCTACGCTTCGGCGCTATTCGAACTTGCCAGCGAGAACGGCACCGTTACGGCGGTTGAGTCCGACCTTGAGAAAGTCGGTCAGGCGATCGGCGAGAGCGCTGACTTCGCAGCACTGATTCGCAACCCGCAGGTCAGCCGTGAGGCAGCCGGCAAGGTTGTCGATGCCGTCGGCGGCGTCCTGGGCCTTTCGGACCTCACCAAGAATTTCCTGGGCGTGCTTGCGGCCAACCGCCGCCTGTCTGCCCTGCCCGAGATCATTCGCGCCTTCGCCGCGATCGCAGCCGCCCAGCGCGGCGAAGCGACCGCCGACATCACTTCCGCTCACGCGCTGACCGACGATCAGGTCGAACAGCTGCGCCAGAAGCTGGAAGTTCGCGAAGGCCGCAAGGTCAAGGTCAAGACGAGCGTCGATCCCGACCTGCTCGGCGGCCTTGTCGTCACCATCGGCTCCAAGCGCATCGACAGCTCGATCCGCACTCGTCTCAATTCGCTCGCCCAGGCCATGAAGGGCTAA
- a CDS encoding F0F1 ATP synthase subunit gamma, whose protein sequence is MASLKELKGRINSVKSTQKITKAKQMVAAAKLRKAQAAAESARPYASRLAEVMGSLAGKITVSDNSPKLLAGTGSDQVHLLVVANSDKGLCGAFNANIVKAARVKAQELEAQGKTVLFYLVGRKGRAVIKREYPKQIAKMFDTTDVRDPGFNEAEKVANELVAMYEDGQFDIAHLFYSKFRSALVQEPTSQQIIPVPAPKAAVAESDAVVEYEPDEEDILAALLPRYLRTQIFGALLENAASEQGASMTAMDNATRNAGDLINKLTIQYNRSRQAAITTELVEIIAGAEAL, encoded by the coding sequence GTGGCTTCGCTCAAGGAACTCAAAGGCCGCATCAACTCGGTCAAATCGACCCAGAAGATCACCAAGGCCAAGCAGATGGTCGCCGCGGCCAAGCTGCGCAAGGCGCAGGCGGCGGCCGAGTCCGCACGTCCCTACGCTTCGCGCCTCGCCGAGGTGATGGGCTCGCTCGCCGGCAAGATCACGGTCAGCGACAACAGCCCCAAGCTGCTCGCCGGTACCGGCAGCGACCAGGTCCACCTGCTCGTCGTGGCGAACTCCGACAAGGGCCTGTGCGGCGCGTTCAACGCGAACATCGTCAAGGCGGCCCGCGTCAAGGCGCAGGAACTGGAAGCGCAGGGCAAGACCGTGCTGTTCTACCTCGTCGGCCGCAAGGGTCGCGCGGTGATCAAGCGCGAGTACCCCAAGCAGATCGCCAAGATGTTCGACACCACCGACGTGCGCGATCCGGGCTTCAACGAGGCCGAAAAGGTCGCGAACGAACTCGTCGCCATGTACGAGGACGGTCAGTTCGACATCGCGCACCTGTTCTATTCGAAGTTCCGCTCGGCGCTCGTCCAGGAGCCGACCAGCCAGCAGATCATTCCTGTCCCTGCCCCCAAGGCGGCGGTGGCCGAGAGCGATGCCGTGGTCGAGTACGAGCCTGACGAGGAAGACATCCTCGCTGCCCTGCTGCCGCGCTATCTGCGCACGCAGATCTTCGGCGCGCTGCTTGAGAACGCCGCTTCCGAACAGGGTGCGTCCATGACCGCCATGGACAACGCGACCCGCAACGCTGGCGACTTGATCAACAAGCTTACCATCCAGTACAACCGCAGCCGCCAGGCCGCGATTACCACCGAACTCGTCGAAATCATCGCGGGCGCGGAAGCGCTCTAA
- the atpD gene encoding F0F1 ATP synthase subunit beta — MATAPVLNQTTTGKISQVIGAVVDVTFEGELPAILSALETDNNGRKLVLEVAQHLGENTVRTIAMDGTDGLTRGQDVVSTGAQISVPVGPKTLGRIMNVVGEPIDERGPIGAEQTAPIHAKAPEFVDQSTEAAILVTGIKVIDLLAPYAKGGKIGLFGGAGVGKTVLIQELINNIAKGHGGVSVFAGVGERTREGNDLYHEFLDAGVIAKDAEGNATSDGSKVALVFGQMNEPPGARARVALSGLTMAEYFRDQEGQDVLFFVDNIFRFTQAGSEVSALLGRIPSAVGYQPTLATDMGALQERITSTTKGSITSVQAIYVPADDLTDPAPATSFAHLDATTTLNRAISELGIYPAVDPLDSTSRVLEPRVVGQEHYETARKVQETLQKYKSLQDIIAILGMDELSEEDKLTVARARKIQRFLSQPFHVAEVFTGIPGKFVQLEDTIKSFKAVVDGEYDHLPEAAFYMVGGIEEAVAKAKKLAEDA, encoded by the coding sequence ATGGCCACCGCACCCGTGCTCAACCAGACCACTACCGGCAAGATCAGCCAGGTCATCGGCGCTGTCGTCGACGTGACCTTCGAAGGCGAGCTGCCCGCTATTCTCTCCGCGCTCGAGACCGACAACAACGGTCGCAAGCTCGTGCTCGAAGTTGCCCAGCACCTCGGCGAGAACACTGTCCGCACCATCGCCATGGACGGCACCGACGGCCTCACCCGCGGCCAGGACGTCGTCAGCACCGGCGCCCAGATCTCGGTCCCCGTGGGCCCCAAGACCCTCGGCCGCATCATGAACGTCGTCGGCGAGCCGATCGACGAGCGCGGCCCGATCGGCGCCGAGCAGACTGCTCCGATCCACGCCAAGGCTCCGGAATTCGTCGACCAGTCGACCGAAGCCGCGATCCTCGTCACCGGCATCAAGGTCATCGACCTTCTCGCCCCTTACGCAAAGGGCGGCAAGATCGGCCTGTTCGGCGGCGCCGGCGTGGGCAAGACGGTTCTCATCCAGGAACTGATCAACAACATCGCCAAGGGCCACGGCGGCGTCTCGGTCTTCGCGGGCGTCGGTGAACGTACCCGTGAAGGTAACGACCTCTACCACGAGTTCCTCGACGCCGGCGTTATCGCCAAGGACGCCGAAGGCAACGCCACTTCGGACGGTTCGAAGGTGGCCCTCGTGTTCGGTCAGATGAACGAGCCCCCGGGTGCCCGCGCGCGCGTCGCTCTCTCGGGCCTGACCATGGCCGAGTACTTCCGCGACCAGGAAGGCCAGGACGTTCTGTTCTTCGTCGACAACATCTTCCGCTTCACCCAGGCGGGTTCGGAAGTGTCGGCCCTGCTCGGCCGTATTCCTTCGGCCGTGGGCTATCAGCCGACCCTGGCAACCGACATGGGCGCCCTGCAGGAACGCATCACCTCGACCACCAAGGGTTCGATCACCTCGGTCCAGGCCATCTACGTTCCCGCGGACGACCTCACCGACCCGGCGCCGGCCACCTCGTTCGCGCACCTTGACGCAACGACCACGCTGAACCGCGCCATTTCGGAACTGGGCATCTACCCGGCCGTCGACCCGCTCGACTCGACCTCGCGCGTGCTTGAGCCCCGCGTTGTCGGCCAGGAGCACTACGAGACTGCCCGCAAGGTTCAGGAGACCCTGCAGAAGTACAAGTCGCTTCAGGACATCATCGCCATTCTCGGCATGGACGAGCTTTCGGAAGAGGACAAGCTGACCGTCGCCCGCGCGCGCAAGATCCAGCGCTTCCTTTCGCAGCCGTTCCACGTGGCCGAAGTCTTCACCGGCATCCCGGGCAAGTTCGTCCAGCTGGAAGACACCATCAAGTCGTTCAAGGCCGTCGTCGACGGTGAGTACGACCACCTGCCGGAAGCGGCCTTCTACATGGTCGGCGGCATCGAAGAGGCCGTTGCCAAGGCCAAGAAGCTGGCTGAGGACGCGTAA
- a CDS encoding DUF4197 domain-containing protein has translation MNWGSNEIGGELQSIVTGRRAILGGILAGAALTLPGCASLGPPSYVEVVRRLLEASTRQAFARLTQPDGFWDSAVARIDMPVLFGKTGTLLSGILRSNLFREKLQHQLNNLAEDGARKAAPVVADAVRRISIPDAIALLRAGKSGATTYLRDQMGPALVNAMIPELDRVMRIADDPFLSEAISSLAGVNIADAAHALALEADNAIWYEIGAAETQIRENPESTHDPVLIAGLKLL, from the coding sequence GTGAATTGGGGATCGAATGAAATCGGGGGTGAACTGCAGTCGATCGTAACCGGGCGCCGCGCTATATTGGGTGGCATCCTAGCAGGCGCTGCGCTGACCTTGCCGGGGTGTGCCTCGCTCGGCCCGCCCAGCTATGTCGAAGTGGTGCGTCGGCTGCTCGAGGCATCTACCCGCCAGGCATTCGCCCGGCTGACCCAGCCGGACGGCTTTTGGGACAGCGCCGTGGCGCGGATCGACATGCCGGTGCTGTTCGGCAAGACCGGGACGCTGCTCTCGGGCATCCTGCGCAGCAACCTGTTCCGCGAAAAGCTGCAGCACCAGCTCAACAATCTGGCGGAGGACGGTGCTCGCAAGGCGGCGCCGGTGGTGGCCGATGCGGTCCGCCGCATTTCGATCCCCGATGCCATTGCCCTGCTGCGCGCAGGCAAGTCCGGCGCGACGACCTACTTGCGCGACCAGATGGGCCCGGCGCTGGTCAACGCGATGATTCCCGAACTCGACCGGGTGATGCGCATTGCCGACGATCCGTTTCTCAGCGAGGCGATTTCCTCTCTGGCCGGTGTGAACATTGCCGATGCGGCCCATGCCCTTGCCCTCGAGGCGGACAATGCGATCTGGTACGAGATTGGGGCGGCAGAAACGCAAATCCGCGAAAATCCGGAGTCGACCCACGATCCGGTGCTGATTGCCGGGCTCAAGCTCCTGTAG
- the ada gene encoding bifunctional DNA-binding transcriptional regulator/O6-methylguanine-DNA methyltransferase Ada, producing the protein MTLVEAGLDEERAWQAVIERDRKFDGRFVTGVLSTGIYCRPSCSARHPRRENVRFFEGPRSAEAAGLRPCLRCRPAEVSRDEEAVRVAIGRIKESDQAPSLEELANLTGYSSTHFQRLFKRAVGLSPAAYARALKLRRAGDAMSDGANVTQAIYEAGFGASSRFYEASEGKLGMSPSAWRDGGKGVTIRWAVVPTSLGEMLVAATAKGVCRLSFAEGRGDLAARFPNAMLVEGGKEFAALLREVVAAVEQPGDSRSIPIDVQGTAFQEAVWRELQRIPVGETRTYAQIAAAIGKPGAVRAAGSANGANNVAVLIPCHRVIRSDGSLGGYAYGEAIKRELLKREHDAQGQG; encoded by the coding sequence GTGACTCTTGTCGAAGCCGGACTGGACGAGGAGCGTGCCTGGCAGGCGGTGATCGAGCGCGACCGCAAGTTCGACGGGCGCTTCGTGACCGGTGTTCTCTCGACCGGAATCTATTGTCGCCCGTCGTGTTCGGCGCGCCACCCCCGCAGGGAGAATGTGCGTTTCTTCGAGGGGCCTCGATCGGCCGAGGCGGCTGGACTTCGCCCCTGCCTGCGCTGTCGGCCCGCAGAAGTCTCGCGCGATGAAGAGGCGGTACGGGTAGCGATCGGCCGAATCAAGGAGTCGGATCAGGCGCCCTCTCTTGAGGAGCTTGCAAATCTGACCGGATATAGCTCGACCCATTTCCAGCGCCTGTTCAAGCGCGCGGTCGGCTTGTCGCCGGCAGCCTACGCCCGCGCACTGAAGCTGCGCAGGGCTGGCGATGCGATGAGCGATGGCGCGAATGTGACGCAGGCCATCTACGAGGCAGGCTTCGGAGCGTCCTCGCGATTCTACGAAGCCAGTGAGGGAAAGCTGGGCATGAGTCCGTCGGCATGGCGTGATGGGGGCAAGGGCGTTACGATCCGCTGGGCGGTTGTTCCCACAAGCCTTGGCGAGATGCTGGTTGCCGCAACAGCCAAGGGCGTGTGCCGCCTGTCCTTCGCTGAAGGGCGCGGGGATCTGGCCGCGCGGTTCCCGAATGCCATGCTGGTGGAAGGCGGCAAGGAATTTGCCGCACTGCTGCGCGAGGTCGTCGCGGCCGTCGAGCAGCCCGGCGATTCCCGCAGCATTCCCATCGACGTGCAGGGCACTGCCTTTCAGGAGGCGGTCTGGCGGGAACTGCAGCGCATACCTGTGGGTGAGACGCGCACATATGCGCAGATCGCGGCGGCCATCGGCAAGCCCGGGGCAGTGCGCGCGGCTGGCTCCGCCAATGGCGCGAACAATGTGGCGGTGCTCATTCCCTGCCACCGGGTGATACGCTCCGACGGTTCACTGGGCGGATATGCCTATGGCGAGGCGATCAAGCGCGAACTGCTCAAGCGCGAGCACGATGCGCAGGGCCAGGGCTAG
- a CDS encoding primosomal protein N' has protein sequence MNRVRLLVFNAALGVLDYRVPEGMTVEPGSVVVGPLGPRQVLGIVWEPERLTAQEVPEAKLRPLLEVLPVPPLPARLRRLIEWTADYYCAQLSSVARMALGSSAALRGGGTTTEYRLTGEEPARLTPQRAAALDALQGEQASIRELAELASVSEGVLRGMVGAGLLEPVTVDLDRPYPPARPDFDQPKLSEGQRKAADTFVDAVKARKFAPFLLDGVTGSGKTETYFEAVAEAIREGRQILVLLPEIALTENFLRRFEQRFGVSPVQWHSSLKASERRRAWRAIAFGDAQVVVGARSALFLPYPKLGLIVVDEAHEVSFKQDDGVRYNARDVAVIRAKFEQIPVILASATPALESMQLAEAGVYRKIELPDRFGGATLPQINILDLRHEPPERGRWLAPRLVDEMKERLARGEQSLLFLNRRGYAPLTLCRNCGYRFQCPNCTAWLVEHRFSQRLACHHCGHETPVPEACPDCGTADCLVACGPGVERIADEVAEILPEARTALVTSDTMNNPEAIAEFVAMAEGRAIDVIIGTQLVTKGYHFPELTLVGVVDADLGLEGGDLRAAERTYQQVAQVAGRAGRGEKPGEVLIQTRHPEASVIAALAAGDRDAFYAAETEARRDAGAPPFGRWAAIIVSSEDLSEAQSAARAIGGTAPDHPDMLVLGPAPAPLSLLRGRHRFRLLINARRSAELQRYLREWLDPLEFPRGVRVHIDIDPYSFV, from the coding sequence ATGAACCGTGTCCGACTCCTTGTCTTCAACGCCGCGCTGGGCGTCCTCGACTATCGCGTTCCCGAAGGGATGACCGTGGAGCCCGGCTCCGTGGTCGTAGGTCCGCTCGGTCCGCGGCAGGTACTCGGCATAGTCTGGGAACCGGAACGCCTGACCGCACAGGAAGTGCCCGAGGCCAAGCTGCGCCCGCTTCTGGAAGTGCTGCCGGTACCGCCCCTGCCCGCCCGGCTGCGCCGCCTGATCGAGTGGACGGCCGACTACTACTGTGCGCAGCTCTCATCCGTCGCCCGCATGGCGCTGGGCAGCAGCGCGGCGCTGCGCGGCGGCGGAACGACGACCGAATATCGCCTGACCGGGGAGGAGCCGGCTCGCCTGACACCCCAGCGTGCAGCAGCGCTCGATGCTTTGCAGGGCGAACAGGCATCGATCCGCGAGCTGGCAGAGCTGGCCAGCGTATCCGAGGGCGTCCTGCGCGGCATGGTGGGCGCAGGTCTGCTGGAACCGGTAACCGTGGATCTCGACAGGCCCTATCCCCCGGCCCGGCCCGATTTCGATCAGCCGAAACTCAGCGAAGGCCAGCGCAAGGCCGCCGACACTTTCGTGGACGCGGTGAAGGCCCGCAAGTTCGCCCCGTTCCTGCTCGACGGCGTGACCGGCTCGGGCAAGACCGAAACCTATTTCGAAGCCGTGGCCGAGGCGATCCGCGAAGGCCGGCAGATCCTCGTGCTCCTGCCCGAGATCGCCCTGACCGAGAACTTTCTGCGCCGCTTCGAGCAGCGCTTCGGGGTCTCGCCCGTGCAGTGGCACTCCTCGCTGAAGGCCAGCGAACGCCGCCGTGCGTGGCGCGCGATAGCCTTCGGGGATGCCCAGGTCGTGGTCGGAGCGCGCTCGGCCCTGTTCCTGCCTTACCCAAAGCTCGGGCTGATCGTCGTCGACGAGGCCCATGAGGTTTCCTTCAAGCAGGACGACGGCGTGCGCTACAATGCCCGCGACGTCGCCGTGATCCGCGCCAAGTTCGAGCAGATTCCGGTCATTCTCGCCAGCGCGACACCCGCGCTCGAATCGATGCAGCTTGCCGAGGCGGGGGTCTATCGCAAGATCGAGCTGCCCGACCGCTTCGGCGGTGCAACGCTGCCGCAGATCAACATTCTCGACTTGCGCCACGAGCCGCCCGAGCGCGGCCGCTGGCTCGCTCCGCGCCTCGTCGATGAAATGAAGGAGCGGCTGGCGCGCGGCGAACAGTCGTTGCTGTTCCTCAATCGGCGCGGCTATGCCCCGCTCACCTTGTGCCGCAACTGCGGCTACCGCTTCCAGTGCCCAAACTGCACCGCCTGGCTGGTCGAGCACCGCTTCTCGCAGCGCCTCGCCTGCCATCACTGCGGACACGAGACGCCGGTACCCGAGGCCTGTCCCGATTGCGGGACCGCGGACTGCCTCGTCGCGTGCGGGCCGGGCGTCGAGCGCATTGCCGATGAGGTCGCCGAGATCCTGCCCGAGGCCCGCACCGCGCTGGTCACTTCGGACACGATGAACAATCCCGAGGCCATCGCCGAATTCGTGGCCATGGCCGAGGGGCGCGCGATCGACGTGATCATCGGCACGCAGCTTGTCACCAAGGGCTATCACTTTCCCGAACTGACGCTGGTCGGCGTCGTCGATGCCGATCTGGGCCTAGAAGGCGGGGACTTGCGCGCGGCGGAGCGGACCTACCAGCAGGTCGCACAAGTCGCCGGGCGCGCAGGGCGCGGCGAGAAGCCTGGCGAAGTGCTGATCCAGACCCGCCATCCGGAGGCCTCGGTGATCGCCGCGCTGGCCGCGGGAGACCGCGACGCCTTCTACGCTGCGGAAACCGAAGCGCGCCGCGATGCGGGCGCGCCGCCGTTCGGGCGCTGGGCCGCCATCATCGTTTCGTCGGAAGATCTTTCAGAAGCGCAGTCCGCCGCCCGTGCCATCGGCGGCACCGCGCCCGACCACCCGGACATGCTCGTCCTCGGCCCCGCACCTGCCCCGCTTTCGCTGCTGCGCGGACGCCACCGCTTCCGCCTTCTCATCAACGCGCGGCGCTCGGCCGAACTGCAGCGCTACTTGCGCGAATGGCTCGATCCGCTGGAATTCCCGCGCGGCGTGCGGGTCCATATCGACATCGACCCCTACAGCTTCGTGTGA